In Methanomassiliicoccales archaeon, a single window of DNA contains:
- a CDS encoding aminopeptidase P family protein has protein sequence MIDRVRWIFSNCQDGLDAIVIMNAEEPLLDAAFPYITCTKAGLFEGCLGVITPDGRSTIITSALEETSARGGKSEVLTYRTRKEREELAIGFMKKFRMVGVNAQGITHANYLEIDRLTPKAELLDVSKGLETSRLIKDRDEIDRIRRACGIASRVAEDIPSILRKGMTEHEAAAEIDYRMMKLGASGSAFGTNASFGASSAEPHHGAEDIVLKDGHVALFDFGCKVDGYCSDITRTFFVGEVNDWQGRMYQVVLEAQGAALAIIKAGANGKDVDAAARRIIDASEFKGLMVHSTGHGLGLSVHDGGRMAPDHDFLLKEGMVLTVEPGVYIAGQGGVRIEDDVLITKDGYEMLTDASREMKVIT, from the coding sequence ATGATTGATAGAGTTAGATGGATATTCTCCAATTGCCAGGATGGCCTGGACGCCATCGTTATCATGAATGCGGAAGAGCCACTGTTAGATGCGGCCTTCCCATACATCACTTGCACGAAGGCCGGACTTTTCGAAGGATGCCTGGGGGTGATCACCCCCGACGGTCGCTCGACCATCATCACCTCCGCTTTGGAGGAGACCTCGGCTCGGGGAGGAAAGAGCGAGGTGCTGACATACCGCACCCGCAAGGAAAGGGAAGAACTGGCCATCGGTTTCATGAAGAAGTTTCGTATGGTAGGAGTGAACGCGCAGGGCATAACCCATGCCAATTATCTGGAGATCGACCGGCTGACACCTAAAGCTGAACTGCTGGACGTGAGCAAGGGCCTGGAAACATCCCGTTTAATAAAGGATCGGGATGAGATAGACCGGATACGCCGGGCGTGTGGGATCGCCTCCCGGGTGGCTGAAGATATTCCATCCATATTGAGAAAGGGAATGACCGAGCATGAGGCAGCGGCGGAGATCGATTATCGTATGATGAAGTTGGGAGCCTCTGGATCGGCCTTCGGTACCAACGCCTCCTTCGGTGCCAGCTCGGCCGAGCCTCATCATGGGGCCGAGGACATCGTTCTGAAGGATGGACATGTGGCCTTGTTCGATTTCGGATGCAAGGTCGATGGATACTGCTCCGATATCACCCGCACCTTCTTCGTAGGCGAAGTGAATGATTGGCAGGGACGCATGTACCAGGTGGTTCTGGAAGCGCAGGGGGCGGCCTTGGCAATCATCAAGGCCGGCGCCAACGGCAAGGATGTGGACGCGGCCGCCCGTAGGATCATCGACGCCAGCGAGTTCAAAGGACTGATGGTCCACTCGACCGGCCATGGATTGGGCCTATCGGTACATGACGGAGGCAGGATGGCCCCCGATCATGACTTCCTGTTGAAAGAGGGCATGGTGCTGACGGTAGAGCCGGGGGTTTATATCGCAGGGCAGGGAGGGGTTCGCATCGAAGATGATGTCCTGATCACCAAGGACGGGTACGAGATGCTCACAGACGCCTCCAGGGAAATGAAGGTGATCACATGA
- the nadX gene encoding aspartate dehydrogenase: protein MLEQGDKVISGFANYAPMRLLIIGSGAIGTTLSEAIQEMEEIDIFYITDKNEDRARKIADECRKAKFISPTDESIKAHLKNVDLVVEAASQEAVMHYVPIVLGMGIDVLVMSVGAFADDDTRERCFNVAKRKGGRLFVPSGAICGTDGLHSASSDVIESVELVSTKGPKSFQDNDYLLSKGVDVDLLKKKTVLFEGSAREAVMHFPKNVNVSATISLIGIGLDKTHVKLVCDPLSDCNTHRLEVRGEFGHIVCETDNLPFPSNPATSYLAALSAMAAIRRIAGNVWIGI from the coding sequence CTGCTGGAACAGGGGGACAAGGTTATATCGGGGTTCGCCAATTATGCGCCGATGCGACTCCTCATCATCGGCAGCGGGGCCATCGGCACCACCCTGTCCGAGGCCATCCAGGAAATGGAAGAGATCGATATCTTCTACATCACTGATAAGAACGAGGACCGGGCTCGGAAGATAGCCGATGAATGCCGCAAGGCCAAGTTCATATCTCCCACCGACGAAAGCATCAAGGCACATCTTAAGAACGTGGACCTGGTGGTCGAGGCCGCCTCCCAAGAAGCGGTGATGCACTATGTGCCCATCGTCCTTGGCATGGGGATCGATGTCCTGGTGATGAGCGTAGGCGCCTTCGCCGACGACGATACCCGGGAAAGATGCTTCAACGTGGCCAAGAGAAAGGGGGGCCGGCTTTTCGTTCCGTCGGGAGCCATCTGCGGAACTGACGGACTGCACTCCGCCTCATCCGACGTCATCGAGAGCGTAGAGCTGGTATCGACCAAAGGGCCGAAGAGCTTCCAGGATAATGACTACTTGTTATCCAAGGGGGTCGACGTCGATTTATTGAAAAAGAAGACCGTGCTTTTCGAGGGATCGGCCCGGGAGGCCGTGATGCATTTCCCCAAGAACGTGAACGTGTCGGCCACCATATCCCTTATCGGAATAGGATTGGACAAGACACACGTGAAACTGGTCTGCGACCCCCTTAGCGATTGCAACACTCACCGCCTGGAAGTGAGGGGGGAGTTCGGGCACATCGTCTGCGAGACCGACAATCTCCCATTTCCCTCTAACCCGGCCACTAGCTATCTAGCGGCGTTATCCGCGATGGCGGCCATCAGACGCATCGCAGGGAACGTGTGGATAGGCATCTGA
- a CDS encoding archease, with translation MKYRTLDHTADVMVEAFGDDLEDCFANAAFALTDQILDASAVSPREERVIEVEGHDHESMLYNFLSELLFIFDVTGMVFSRFEVRFDDLKVVCHAWGEIFDPQRHDPKKEIKAITYHMMLVDPSVPLVRVVFDI, from the coding sequence ATGAAGTATCGCACCCTGGACCACACCGCGGACGTGATGGTGGAGGCGTTCGGTGACGATCTGGAGGATTGCTTTGCCAACGCCGCCTTTGCCCTCACGGATCAAATTCTCGACGCCAGCGCGGTGAGTCCCAGGGAGGAGAGGGTGATCGAGGTCGAAGGACACGACCATGAGTCCATGCTGTACAACTTTCTCTCTGAGCTGCTCTTCATCTTCGATGTCACAGGGATGGTATTTTCCAGGTTCGAAGTTCGCTTTGACGATCTGAAGGTCGTTTGCCACGCATGGGGAGAGATTTTCGACCCTCAGAGGCACGACCCCAAGAAAGAAATCAAGGCCATCACCTATCATATGATGTTAGTGGACCCCTCCGTGCCCCTGGTGCGGGTGGTCTTCGACATCTAG